Proteins encoded within one genomic window of Brachybacterium avium:
- a CDS encoding MazG nucleotide pyrophosphohydrolase domain-containing protein — translation MSDPHRPPTPAPAPDDAARADPAQDRLGLPVRGHALLRAVEVMEALRAPDGDAWTHRQSHASLARYLLEETHEVLEVIDDPAAHGTGALADELGDLLFQILFHARVGAEEDPAWDIDDVARAFIAKMERRNPHVFGQQRERTLTDPGDVEQIIAQWHAVKAAEQASTGAREKGWFDGIPARLPALQTAAKAVHRARSAGRLEELLTAADEAARAEDAQDWGADIARALLDLAVEAESRDVDPETALRTLLERIRSGLADSEQDPGLSA, via the coding sequence GTGAGCGATCCGCACAGACCCCCGACGCCCGCCCCTGCGCCCGACGACGCCGCGCGAGCCGATCCCGCGCAGGACAGGCTTGGGCTTCCCGTCCGCGGGCACGCCCTGCTGCGGGCGGTGGAGGTGATGGAGGCGCTCCGCGCTCCCGACGGGGACGCCTGGACCCACCGCCAGAGCCACGCCTCGCTCGCCCGCTACCTGCTCGAGGAGACTCACGAGGTCCTCGAGGTGATCGACGATCCCGCGGCCCACGGGACCGGGGCGCTCGCGGACGAGCTCGGCGATCTGCTGTTCCAGATCCTCTTCCACGCCCGGGTCGGCGCGGAGGAGGACCCGGCCTGGGACATCGATGATGTGGCCCGGGCCTTCATCGCGAAGATGGAGCGGCGCAATCCGCACGTCTTCGGGCAGCAGCGGGAACGGACCCTGACGGACCCCGGGGACGTCGAGCAGATCATCGCCCAGTGGCATGCGGTCAAGGCCGCGGAGCAGGCGTCCACGGGAGCCCGTGAGAAGGGCTGGTTCGACGGCATCCCCGCCCGGCTCCCGGCCCTGCAGACCGCGGCGAAGGCGGTGCATCGCGCGCGTTCCGCCGGGCGGCTCGAAGAGCTGCTGACGGCCGCTGACGAAGCCGCTCGCGCTGAGGACGCCCAGGACTGGGGCGCCGACATCGCCCGGGCGCTGTTGGACCTCGCAGTGGAGGCGGAGTCGCGCGACGTCGATCCCGAGACGGCTCTGCGCACCCTGCTGGAGCGCATCCGGTCCGGGCTCGCCGACTCGGAGCAGGATCCGGGGCTCTCGGCCTAG
- the mfd gene encoding transcription-repair coupling factor, producing MTTQTIAPTLTAEQPPLRPLLDQLGAGSDLTAVRSLVEEGTESGDGGSIVAATGLFPFLVADLARRATAEEPLVIVTATTRAAEDLRAALSALVGTAHLVELPAWETLPHERLSPRADTVAKRLSTLRRIAHPETEDPAHVVLMPVRSLLQPIAKGLGDLRPVRAAVGDTYPLEDIERDLVDAAYVRVDMVEKRGEFAVRGGILDVFPPTEPHPLRVDLFGDEIDDVRYFSVADQRSLDPAPRGLDAPPCREILLTPAVRERARARAEELPGVRDLLLRIADGIAADGMESLSPVLVGEMEQVADALPSGARFLVLDPEKARARADELVATTEEFLAAAWSSAAAGGGLPIDVGAASFVPLSEAKGHAREGGRPWFTLAAFGLDTDVDLTTASSTHPGYSGKPGDAAKDLEQRRAEGWSVISTMVGPGGARHVAENLRSEGLPAVFTAELTGPVAPGEAVVTVGPFVEGLVDTDLKLILAAERDLTGKSGARRAEERKMPSRRRNVVDPLQLRPGDHVVHAHHGVGRFVEMTSRAVGVGAKRTTREYLVIEYAPSKKGQPGDRLYVPSDQLDQVTKYVGGEEPSVNRMGGADWAKTKSKARKAIREIADELVRLYSARQSAPGHAFGPDTPWQRELEDSFEFVETPDQLSSIEAVKADMEKSVPMDRLILGDVGYGKTEIAVRAAFKAVQEGKQVAVLAPTTLLAQQHLDTFAERYTGFPVTVRGLSRFQNPADSTATVEGLADGSVDVVIGTHRLLTGNVRFKDLGLLIIDEEQRFGVEHKETLKALRTNVDVLSMSATPIPRTLEMAVTGIRELSILATPPEERHPVLTYVGAQEDKQITAAIRRELLREGQVFYIHNRVEDIDRVAAHLRELVPDARIQVAHGKMNEHQLERVIIDFWERDFDVLVCTTIVETGLDIANANTLIVENADRFGLSQLHQLRGRVGRSSERAYAYFLYNATKPLTELAHDRLTTLATNTDLGAGMQVAMKDLEIRGAGNLLGGEQSGHIAGVGFDLYVRMVGEAVAAFRGESTAPEKEIRVELPLDAHVPHEYIGSERLRLEAYSKLSAVREVSEVEQIRSELTDRYGAPPAPVEVLLDVARFRIDARAAGVDEIQAQGKMIRFAHLEVPDSAAMRMKRLYPGTVLKPAVRQVLVPRPMTSRFGGTELRDHDLLEWTREVLRTLVPAAAEQITAPTVRTTAK from the coding sequence ATGACCACGCAGACCATTGCCCCGACCCTGACCGCCGAGCAGCCGCCGCTGCGTCCGCTGCTGGACCAGCTGGGCGCCGGCAGCGATCTCACCGCGGTCCGCTCCCTGGTCGAGGAGGGCACCGAGAGCGGTGACGGCGGCAGCATCGTCGCCGCCACCGGCCTGTTCCCCTTCCTGGTGGCGGATCTCGCCCGCCGGGCCACGGCCGAGGAGCCGCTGGTGATCGTCACCGCGACCACCCGTGCCGCCGAGGATCTGCGAGCGGCGCTGTCGGCCCTGGTCGGCACCGCGCACCTGGTCGAGCTGCCCGCCTGGGAGACCCTGCCCCACGAGCGGCTCTCCCCGCGAGCCGACACCGTCGCCAAGCGGCTGTCGACCCTGCGACGCATCGCGCACCCCGAGACCGAGGACCCGGCGCACGTGGTGCTGATGCCCGTGCGCTCCCTGCTGCAGCCGATCGCGAAGGGCCTGGGGGACCTGCGCCCGGTGCGCGCGGCGGTGGGGGACACCTACCCGCTGGAGGACATCGAGCGGGACCTCGTCGACGCCGCCTACGTGCGGGTGGACATGGTCGAGAAGCGGGGTGAGTTCGCCGTGCGCGGCGGCATCCTCGACGTCTTCCCGCCCACCGAACCGCATCCGCTGCGCGTGGACCTCTTCGGCGACGAGATCGACGACGTCCGCTACTTCTCCGTCGCCGATCAGCGCTCCCTGGACCCGGCCCCGCGCGGCCTCGACGCCCCGCCCTGCCGCGAGATCCTGCTGACCCCGGCCGTGCGGGAGCGTGCCCGGGCCCGCGCCGAGGAGCTGCCCGGAGTGCGGGACCTGCTGCTGCGGATCGCCGACGGCATCGCCGCCGACGGCATGGAATCCCTCAGCCCGGTGCTGGTCGGCGAGATGGAGCAGGTGGCCGACGCATTGCCCTCCGGGGCCCGCTTCCTGGTCCTGGATCCCGAGAAGGCCCGTGCCCGGGCCGACGAGCTGGTCGCCACCACCGAGGAGTTCCTCGCCGCGGCCTGGTCCAGCGCCGCCGCCGGCGGCGGACTGCCGATCGATGTGGGTGCGGCGAGCTTCGTCCCGCTGTCCGAGGCGAAGGGACATGCCCGCGAGGGCGGGCGCCCCTGGTTCACGCTGGCCGCCTTCGGCCTGGACACCGACGTCGACCTCACCACCGCCTCCTCCACGCATCCCGGCTATTCCGGCAAGCCCGGCGACGCCGCGAAAGACCTCGAGCAGCGCCGCGCCGAGGGCTGGTCCGTGATCTCGACCATGGTCGGCCCCGGGGGAGCGCGCCACGTCGCAGAGAACCTGCGCTCCGAGGGACTGCCCGCGGTCTTCACCGCCGAGCTCACCGGCCCTGTCGCGCCGGGCGAGGCCGTGGTCACCGTCGGGCCCTTCGTCGAGGGTCTGGTCGACACCGACCTCAAGCTGATCCTCGCCGCCGAGCGGGACCTCACCGGCAAGTCCGGGGCGCGCCGCGCCGAGGAGCGGAAGATGCCCTCGCGGCGCCGCAACGTCGTCGATCCCCTTCAGCTGCGCCCCGGGGACCATGTCGTCCACGCCCACCACGGTGTCGGCCGTTTCGTGGAGATGACCAGCCGCGCCGTCGGCGTCGGCGCCAAACGCACCACCCGTGAGTACCTGGTCATCGAGTACGCGCCCTCGAAGAAGGGACAGCCCGGGGACCGTCTCTACGTCCCCAGCGACCAGCTCGACCAGGTCACCAAGTACGTCGGCGGCGAGGAGCCGAGCGTCAACCGCATGGGCGGTGCCGACTGGGCGAAGACGAAGTCCAAGGCGCGCAAGGCGATCCGCGAGATCGCCGACGAGCTGGTGCGGCTGTACTCCGCCCGGCAGTCCGCGCCCGGGCACGCCTTCGGCCCCGACACCCCGTGGCAGCGAGAGCTCGAGGACTCCTTCGAGTTCGTCGAGACCCCCGACCAGCTCTCCAGCATCGAGGCCGTCAAGGCGGATATGGAGAAGTCCGTCCCCATGGATCGGCTGATCCTGGGGGATGTCGGCTATGGCAAGACGGAGATCGCGGTACGCGCCGCGTTCAAGGCCGTCCAGGAGGGGAAGCAGGTCGCCGTGCTCGCCCCAACGACCCTGCTCGCCCAGCAGCACCTGGACACCTTCGCCGAGCGCTACACGGGTTTCCCCGTCACCGTGCGCGGGCTCTCCCGCTTCCAGAACCCCGCCGACTCCACAGCCACTGTCGAGGGGCTGGCCGACGGCAGCGTCGACGTGGTGATCGGCACCCATCGCCTGCTCACCGGCAATGTGCGCTTCAAGGACCTGGGACTGCTGATCATCGATGAGGAGCAGCGCTTCGGCGTCGAGCACAAGGAGACGCTCAAAGCGCTGCGCACGAACGTGGACGTGCTGTCGATGTCCGCGACCCCGATCCCGCGCACCCTCGAGATGGCGGTCACCGGCATCCGCGAGCTGTCGATCCTGGCGACCCCGCCGGAGGAGCGGCACCCGGTCCTCACCTACGTCGGTGCCCAGGAGGACAAGCAGATCACCGCGGCCATCCGTCGCGAGCTGCTGCGCGAGGGGCAGGTCTTCTACATCCACAACCGAGTCGAGGACATCGACCGGGTCGCCGCGCACCTGCGTGAGCTGGTGCCCGATGCACGGATCCAGGTCGCCCACGGCAAGATGAACGAGCATCAGCTGGAGCGGGTGATCATCGACTTCTGGGAGCGAGATTTCGACGTGCTGGTGTGCACCACCATCGTCGAGACCGGTCTGGACATCGCCAACGCGAACACGCTGATCGTGGAGAATGCTGACCGGTTCGGTCTCTCCCAGCTGCATCAGCTGCGCGGTCGCGTGGGGCGTTCGAGCGAACGGGCCTACGCCTACTTCCTCTACAACGCGACGAAGCCGCTCACCGAGCTCGCGCACGACCGTCTCACCACTCTCGCCACCAACACCGACCTCGGAGCAGGCATGCAGGTGGCGATGAAGGACCTCGAGATCCGCGGCGCGGGCAACCTGCTGGGCGGCGAGCAGTCCGGCCACATCGCCGGCGTCGGCTTCGACCTGTACGTGCGGATGGTGGGAGAGGCCGTGGCGGCCTTCCGCGGCGAGAGCACCGCGCCCGAGAAGGAGATCCGCGTCGAGCTGCCGCTGGACGCCCACGTCCCGCACGAATACATCGGCTCCGAGCGGCTGCGCCTGGAGGCGTACTCGAAGCTCTCCGCCGTGCGGGAGGTCTCCGAGGTCGAGCAGATCCGCTCGGAGCTCACCGACCGCTACGGCGCACCGCCCGCGCCGGTCGAGGTGCTGCTGGACGTGGCCCGGTTCCGGATCGACGCCCGCGCCGCGGGGGTCGACGAGATCCAGGCCCAGGGCAAGATGATCCGCTTCGCGCACCTGGAGGTGCCGGATTCCGCGGCGATGCGGATGAAGCGCCTCTACCCGGGCACCGTGCTCAAGCCCGCCGTGCGCCAGGTGCTGGTGCCGCGCCCGATGACCTCCCGATTCGGGGGCACCGAGCTGCGGGACCATGACCTGCTGGAGTGGACGCGGGAGGTGCTGCGCACCCTCGTCCCCGCTGCGGCGGAGCAGATCACCGCACCCACGGTGCGCACCACGGCGAAGTAG
- a CDS encoding ribose-phosphate diphosphokinase, with the protein MSGIVTTGEKRLVLASGRAHPVLAQEVADELGVEILPMDAWDFANGEIYVRYGESVRGTDVFVLQSHPAPINTWVMEHLIMIDALKRASAKRITAIAPSFPYARQDKKHRGREPISARLMADMYETAGVDRMISVDLHAPQVQGYFERPVDHLMALPILAEYIQGKYGQEDLAVVSPDAGRIRVAEQWAKKLGGVNLAFVHKSRDPKRPNQAVAKRVIGDIEGKTCILVDDMIDTAGTIVQAADALVANGADSVVIATTHPILSDPATERLKASSVREVVCTNTLPVPPEKEFDRLTQLSIAPLLARAIRAVFDDGSVTSIFDGEV; encoded by the coding sequence ATGAGCGGAATCGTCACCACCGGGGAGAAGCGACTGGTCCTCGCCTCCGGACGGGCTCACCCGGTTCTCGCGCAGGAGGTCGCCGACGAGCTCGGCGTCGAGATCCTGCCGATGGATGCCTGGGACTTCGCCAACGGCGAGATCTACGTGCGCTACGGCGAGTCGGTGCGCGGCACCGATGTCTTCGTGCTGCAGTCCCACCCCGCTCCGATCAACACCTGGGTGATGGAGCACCTCATCATGATCGACGCGCTCAAGCGGGCCTCGGCCAAGCGGATCACCGCGATCGCGCCGAGCTTCCCGTACGCGCGCCAGGACAAGAAGCATCGTGGTCGCGAGCCGATCTCCGCGCGGCTGATGGCGGATATGTACGAGACCGCGGGCGTGGATCGGATGATCTCCGTGGACCTCCATGCACCGCAGGTCCAGGGCTATTTCGAGCGCCCTGTCGACCATCTGATGGCGCTGCCGATCCTCGCCGAGTACATCCAGGGCAAGTACGGTCAGGAGGATCTCGCCGTCGTCTCCCCGGATGCCGGCCGCATCCGGGTCGCCGAGCAGTGGGCCAAGAAGCTCGGCGGCGTGAACCTCGCCTTCGTCCACAAGTCCCGCGACCCCAAGCGGCCCAACCAGGCCGTGGCCAAGCGCGTGATCGGTGACATCGAGGGCAAGACCTGCATCCTGGTCGACGACATGATCGACACCGCGGGCACCATCGTGCAGGCGGCGGACGCCCTGGTCGCCAACGGTGCTGACTCGGTGGTCATCGCGACCACGCATCCGATCCTCTCCGACCCCGCTACCGAGCGGCTGAAGGCCAGCTCGGTCCGCGAGGTCGTGTGCACCAACACCCTCCCGGTGCCGCCGGAGAAGGAGTTCGACCGGCTCACCCAGCTCTCGATCGCGCCGCTGCTGGCGCGGGCGATCCGTGCGGTCTTCGACGACGGCTCGGTCACCAGCATCTTTGATGGCGAGGTCTGA
- the pth gene encoding aminoacyl-tRNA hydrolase — MTVSARRPGPYLVVGLGNPGPKYAATRHNIGQMVLDHLAAAVGGRFAAARRAQAVVLEGRLGLPGADARVVLAKTTTFMNVSGGPVKALSTYYDIPPERIVAVHDEVDIPFDAVRLKSGGGEGGHNGLRDITKALGTKDYLRVRVGVGRPAGGRDTADHVLAPFSTTERKSLELLVSDAADAVESVILEGLTAAQQRFHSREVR; from the coding sequence ATGACCGTCAGCGCACGCCGGCCAGGCCCCTACCTGGTGGTGGGTCTGGGCAATCCCGGCCCGAAGTACGCCGCGACCCGGCACAACATCGGGCAGATGGTCCTGGATCACCTCGCGGCGGCCGTCGGAGGCCGCTTCGCCGCCGCCCGGCGCGCCCAGGCCGTCGTGCTGGAGGGTCGGCTCGGCCTCCCCGGGGCCGATGCCCGCGTCGTCCTGGCCAAGACCACCACCTTCATGAACGTCTCGGGAGGTCCGGTCAAGGCGCTGTCCACCTACTACGACATCCCGCCGGAGCGGATCGTCGCCGTGCACGACGAGGTCGACATCCCCTTCGACGCAGTGCGGCTGAAGTCCGGTGGCGGCGAGGGCGGCCACAACGGACTGCGGGACATCACCAAGGCACTGGGCACGAAGGACTATCTCCGGGTGCGGGTGGGCGTCGGCCGACCGGCCGGCGGCCGCGACACCGCCGATCATGTGCTCGCTCCCTTCAGCACCACCGAGCGCAAGTCCCTGGAGCTGCTCGTCTCCGATGCGGCCGACGCCGTGGAGTCCGTGATCCTCGAGGGCCTCACCGCCGCCCAGCAGCGCTTCCACTCCCGAGAGGTCCGATGA
- a CDS encoding 50S ribosomal protein L25/general stress protein Ctc — MAEKLNVELREDFGKGASRRLRAESRIPAVLYGHGEAPLHLSLPGHDTALAARNPNALLELSLPDGAKHLALIKEIQRHPLKRSLNHLDLITVRKGEKVEVEIPVILDGEPVAPAAAFVELQTLTLLVDALNVPEQVEIDVEGTEDGFQVFAGDVTLPEGSELVSDVELLVASVALPRIEETEDEDSEEATEAAEEPAEEA, encoded by the coding sequence ATGGCTGAGAAGCTGAACGTCGAACTGCGCGAGGACTTCGGCAAGGGCGCATCGCGCCGCCTGCGCGCCGAGAGCCGCATCCCCGCCGTCCTGTACGGACACGGCGAGGCACCCCTCCACCTCTCCCTGCCCGGGCACGACACCGCCCTGGCCGCTCGTAACCCCAACGCGCTGCTCGAGCTCTCCCTCCCGGACGGTGCCAAGCACCTCGCCCTCATCAAGGAGATCCAGCGTCACCCGCTGAAGCGCTCCCTGAACCACCTCGACCTGATCACCGTCCGCAAGGGCGAGAAGGTCGAGGTCGAGATCCCGGTCATCCTCGACGGTGAGCCCGTCGCCCCGGCCGCGGCGTTCGTCGAGCTGCAGACGCTGACGCTCCTGGTCGATGCGCTGAACGTGCCGGAGCAGGTCGAGATCGATGTCGAGGGCACCGAAGACGGCTTCCAGGTCTTCGCCGGTGACGTCACCCTGCCCGAGGGCAGCGAGCTGGTCTCCGACGTCGAGCTGCTGGTCGCCAGCGTCGCCCTGCCGCGCATCGAGGAGACCGAGGACGAGGACTCCGAGGAGGCCACCGAGGCTGCCGAGGAGCCCGCCGAGGAGGCGTGA